In the genome of Diaphorobacter sp. HDW4A, the window CCCATTTCGGCCGTCCCGACAGTTCGCACGCCACCCGCTCGCAGATGTTCGACGAGGCGCTGCGTCCGTGGCTCGCCGCGCATCCCGGCGGCACGGTGGTCGAACTCGGTTGCGGGCTGGAGACGCAGTTCCAGCGCTGCGACGATGGACGGGTGCGCTGGTTGTGTGTGGATGTGCCGGACGCGATTGCCGTGCGCGAGCGCTACCTGGCACCCAGCGAGCGATGCCGCCATGTTGTGCGCTCCGCGCTCGACTTGAGCTGGATGGATGAGGTCGAGGCGAGCAACGGTGTCTTCGTCACCGCCCAGGGCCTGTTCATGTATTTCCCCGAAGACGAGGTTGGGTACCTGATCTCGGCGATGGCGAGGCGCTTCAAAGGGGGCGAACTCATGTTCGACACCATTCCGCGCTGGTTCTCGCGCAAGACGATGGCCGGGCTCGATATCACGAGCCACTACCGCGCCCCGCCCATGCCCTGGGGTATCAATCGCGACGAAATCGAGACCGTGCTGAGGGCATGGTGCCCACACATCGACTCGGTGCAGAACGAGCCCTACCGCCGTTTCAGAACCTTCCCTGCGCGGCTGGGCCCCTGGATAGCGCACATACCGGTGCTCGCCAAACTCCTTCCCGCGATCGTGCGCGTGCGCTTCGCTCGGGAATGACCGCCCTCTGGCGTCCTCCACAAGCTCCTCTTCGTCCATGCCCGCTCCCCATCTTTCCTCATGACACCCTTCCAAGCCCGCCCGAACAAAGCCCACCGCATCTCAGCACTTGTCGCACTCGCATCGATCCATTGGACCTGCCTGGCCGCCGAGCTGCCCTTCGACATTCCAACCCAGCCGCTCGAGGCCGCGCTGAAGCTGTTCGAAGCACAGGCCGGCGTTCCGGTTCAGCGTCCGCTGCAGTGGCCCCAAGGGCTGGCTGAAACCCCGGCCGCTGCACTGAGCGGCCGCTTCGAGCCAGTGCGGGCGCTGCATCGCCTGCTTGCGGGACACCCCCTCCAGATCGCGGAACACGATGGACGCTTCGTGATCGCGGTGGTCGAGCAAGCCCAGCCCGCCACCGAGCCGGACAAGACCTTGCCCGCGGTGACGGTCACTGCCCGGCGCGGTGCCGAGCGCGCCAAGGACGTTCCGTTCAGCGTCAGCACGGTTCAGGGGTTCGAGCTGGAGCAGCGGCGCCTCACCACGCTCGAAGAAGCCCTGCGCGACACCCCTGGCGTGGAGGTCAATGCCTGGGGCGGCTTCGGCGATGCCAACGTGCGCATGCGCGGCGTGGGGTCGCTGTACCAGGTGAGCAGCGAGGACAGTTCGGTTGTCGTCAATCTGGACGGTACACCGCTGTCGGCGCGCAACGCTTCGCTGCCCATGCTGGACGTGGAACGCGTCGAGGTGCTCAAGGGGCCGCAGGGCACGCTCTTCGGCCGCAACAGCGAAGCCGGCGCCATCAACATCGTCACGCGCAAGCCTACCCGCGAACCCGATGGCTATGCGCGCGTCGAGGCCGGGCAGGAGGGGCAGCGGCTGATCGAGGGCGCCATGGGCGGTGCGCTCGCCGAGGATTGGAGCGCGCGCATCGCGCTGCGCAGCCAGCAGTCGGACGACGTGGTCCATAACGTCCAGACCGGCAAGCCGATCATGAAGGCCAAGGAACTCGGCCTGCGCGCCAGCGTGCTGTGGCAGCCGCGGGCCGCGACATCTGTGCTGCTGTCCACCGAGCACCAGGACCAGAAGGACAAGGTCGGCCTGATGCTGCTGCGGCCTTATGGCGATCCGCCCAGCCTGGACGCGACGCCCGGCCTTTTCGGTGCTGACGTGAAGAGCCACCGGCACGCGCTGGAAATCAATCACGACCTGGCGAGCGCAAGGCTGACGTCTCATACCTCATTCCAGCAGCGCCGCGAAGATCAGACCTCGGGGGCCGACCGCATAGTGGCGGCCACCGTGTTCGGGATGCCCACCGAGTACCTCAAGCAATATCGCCGCGACGAATCCGCGTGGAACCAGGACCTGCGCCTGTCCTCGCTGCCCGGAGCCGCGACGTTCTGGGTGGCGGGCGTCAATCTGTACGGCTCCAAGCGCGAGTACGACACCACGGTCGGTGGGATGACCGACAACCTGCGCGACTTCGAGACGCGCAGCGAGGCGGCCTATGGGGAAGTCACGGTGCCGCTCGCGGCCGCGCTGAAACTCACCGGCGGTCTGCGCTACACGCAGGAGCGCAAGAAATACGACGCCAGCTTCGTCACCACCGGCTATCCGGCTACTCAGGACAGCCGCTCGCTCGACGACCGGTACGCGACCGGGCGAGTGGCGCTGTCCTGGGCGCTGAACCCCCAGACCAACCTCTACGGCGTGCTTGCCCACGGACACAAGGCCAAGGGTTTCCAGGACGAGACCTCGCAGGTTGCCGACGGCGATCCCTTCAAGGCCGCCAAGGTCGACAGCCTGGAACTGGGCATGAAGTTCGAAAGTGCGGACCGCCGTCTCGCATGGACCACCGCCGCCTTCTTCAACCGGGTGCGCGACGATCACATGCTGGGCTACGACTACACCACCTTCGCGACCAAGGCGATCAACGCCGATACGCGAACCCGGGGCCTGGAGGTCGAAGGCCAGTGGCGGGCGGCGCCCGGTCTCACCCTCAAGGGCGGCGCCGTCTACACGGATGCCACCATCACCCGGTCGGTAACGGGCGTGTCCGGCGGAGACGTGGCCACCGGCAACCGCGTGCCGGACGTGCCGCGCTGGAGCGGCAAGCTCTCCGTCAATTACACCCGGCCGCTGCCCGGTTTCATGGGGCTGGCCTCGCCGCAGCTCACAACGCTGCTGGCCTACCGGGTCATGAGCACGCGTGCCAACGATCCGCAGAACCACATCTTCCTGCCGTGCTTCCAGAAGATCGACGCGCGTGTCGGCATCGCCTCGGGCGCCGGCGAACTCTATCTGTGGGTGGACAACCTGCAGGACAAGCGTTACGACCAGTACGTCTACTACTTCACCCCGAATGCCAATGTGGGCATGCCGACGCGCGGCCGGACCGTGGGGCTGGGTTTCACCTGGCAGTTCTTCTGATGTGCGACGCCATCATGAGTTCTCTGCCCGTGGCGTCCCGAACCTGCCCGCAAGCCGATGCCTTGGCGCACGCCCATGACTTCGGTCAGGAGGGGATACGCCCGGCCGAGCGCCGGGTCAGCATGGTGGCCATGCTGACCGTCGCGGTGATGGGCCTGGAGATCGCCGCCGGGTGGTGGACGGGCTCCATGGCGCTGCTGGCCGACGGGGTGCACATGGGGGGACACGCCGTTGCACTGGGCCTTGCGGCTGGCGCCTATGCCATGTCGCGGCGCTACGCCCGTGACCGGCGCCTGAGCCTGGGAAGCGGCAAGATCAACGATCTGGCGGCCCACACCAGCGCCCTGATCCTGGCTGTATCCACGGTGTGGACCGCCATCGAGTCAGCGCAGCGCCTGCTGAGTCCCGAACCGCTGCGCCCGACGGAAGCCCTGGTCGTGGCCGTGCTGGGGTTGGCGGTGAACCTGCTGTCCGCTTGGCTCTTGGGCGGTGCGCACGATCATGAACACGACCACGGACACGGACACGACGATCCTCGCGACCACCCCGGCCACGTGCATGACCACAACCTCGGTGCCGCACTGGCGCATGTGCTTGCCGATGCCGTCACGTCGGTGGCCGCCATCGCCGGTCTGCTCGCCGCCTGGGGCTGGACTTGGCTGGATCCACTGATTGCGCTGCTGGCACTGGGCGTGGTGGCGCGCTGGGCCGTCCGACTGCTGCGCCAGACCGGCGCGGTGCTGCTCGATGCCGAAGGTCCCGCCGAACTGCGGCGCCAGGTGAGCGCCCGGCTCGAAGCGGTGGCCGGCAGCCGCGTGACCGATCTGCACCTGTGGTCGGTGGGCCAGGGCGCCTGGACGCTCGCAGCCTCGGTGGTCAGTCACGGCCCGGCCGCCACCGAGGTGTACAAGGCCGCGCTCGCCGGCCTGCCCGGCATCCATCACCCGATGGTCGAGATCCATGCCTGCCGCCACTGCCAGAGTTCCCATGGAGCGGAGTTGCCATGACCGAGTTTGCGACGACGACACGCCTGCGCACCCCGGCCGGCACCTGGTGGCTGCTGGGCAGTCTCTACACCACCCAGTTCCTCGCGCTCGGCTTTCTGTCGGTGGCACTGGTTGCGCTGCTGCAGGAGCAGGGTGCCTCCATGTCGCGCGTGAGCCTGATCTATCTGCTCGGCACGGTCTGGGCCTTCAAGCTCCTGTGGGCGCCGCTGCTGGATCATTTCGGCTGGACCCGGCTGGGCCACTACCGCGGCTGGCTGCTGCTCACTCAGGCCGGGCTGGTGCTCGCGCCGCTGGCCATGATGGCGCTCGATCCGGTCGTGGACTTTCCCGCCGTCTATGCGCTGGCCGTGCTCGTCGCCGTGCTGTCGGCGACGCAGGATGTGGCCACCGACGCCATTGCCTGCCGCACGCTGCCCGAGACCGAACGCGGTTTGGGCAATGGCATCCAGACGGCAGGCGGCCTGCTGGGGAATCTGCTCGGCGGCGGGGTGTTGGTGATGGCCTACCCGAGCATCGGCTGGAGCGCGTGCATGGGGTGGCTCGCCGCGGGCACGGCCGTATCGCTCGCACAGCTCGCCTGGCTGAGCGAGCCCGGGCAGCGCCTGACGCCGCTCGCAGCGCGCACCTTGTACGGCCGCTTGCGCACGTTCTGGCCCGATGCCGGGGGCATCGGCTGGCTGTTCGTGCTGCTCCTGTTTCCCTTCGCGTCGGGACTGGCCTATGGCCTGGTGACGCCGTTGCTGGTGGCGTCAGGCTGGGGCATGGAGCGCATCGGCCTGGTCACCAACGTTGCCGGTTCGCTGCTCTCGGCGGGCTCGGCGCTGGCGGCCGGCTGGCTGCTGCCACGCTGGGGGCGGCGGCGCGCACTGGTCATGGCCGCGGCCATCAATCTCTTCGGCAGTGCGGCGCTGCTGGCCCCCTGGGCCGGCTGGGGCGGCGTTGGCGGGAGCGACGCTGCCCTGACGCTGGCCGTGTGCCTCTACTTCCTGTGCTACACGCCGCTGCACGTGGTGCTCGCCACGCTGATGATGGACCGTGTCCACCCCGCCAGCGCAGGAACCGACTACAGCCTGCAGTTCAGCGTGTTCATGCTGTCCAGCATGGGCTCGGCCACGCTGGCGCCGCTGCTGACCGACGCGCTGGGCATGCGCGACACGCTGCTCGTCGGCGCCGTCGCCGCCCTCGCGTCGGTGGTGCTGGCTTGGCGCCCCCGCCTGTCGACCCCGCCGGCTCCCGCAACGGCTCCTACACCGGCCCGTCCGTCATGAACACGTCCAACACCGCGACCGCCGATCGCTCGGCACTGCCTCCCACAGCCGATCCGCAGGCGGGTGACACCGCAGCACCAACGCCTCGATCGGTGCGTGCCTCCCCGTGGCGGATCATGCAACCGGTGCGCAGGGGCATCCAGTTCGCCATGGCCCTGTCTGCGCTGGCCACACTGTGCCAATTCGTCGTGCTCGGGGCGCTGGCCTGGATGGTGCGCGCGCTGCTCGCAGCGACTGACTCAGGTCCATGGCCTTGGCTGGCGCTTGCCGCGGTCGGCACGGTGCTGTTCCTCGTGCTGCGCATCACGGCCTTCAACCAGTCACACTACGCTGCCTTCCGGCTGGAGACGATCCTGCGCACGCGGGTGGCCGAGCATGCGGCCCGCGTGTCCATGGGTGAGGTTCAGCGCCTGGGCTCGGGTGCGCTGGCCAAGGTCATGCAGGACGACGTGAATGCGCTGCATGTCTTCGTTGCAGACAGCACTCCCCTGTTTGCTCGCGCCGCCGTGGCGCCTCTCGCAAGCCTGGCGCTGATGTTCGCGCTGGACTGGCGTCTGGCGCTGGCCGCGCTGGGTGTCGTGCTGGCAGGCCTGGCCGTGCTGAGCCTGGCCATGCGTGATCGAGTCGAGATGGTGCGCCGGTACAACGAGGCGCGCGAACAGGTGAGCGCCGCTGTGGTGGAGTTCGTCCAGGCCATGCCGGTGGTGCGCA includes:
- a CDS encoding class I SAM-dependent methyltransferase yields the protein MSQAPLNPVSAVDATPVLCGVPQTMLWTLHNRATESLRPDAWFRDPAAERIFQSIAFDYRAHFGRPDSSHATRSQMFDEALRPWLAAHPGGTVVELGCGLETQFQRCDDGRVRWLCVDVPDAIAVRERYLAPSERCRHVVRSALDLSWMDEVEASNGVFVTAQGLFMYFPEDEVGYLISAMARRFKGGELMFDTIPRWFSRKTMAGLDITSHYRAPPMPWGINRDEIETVLRAWCPHIDSVQNEPYRRFRTFPARLGPWIAHIPVLAKLLPAIVRVRFARE
- a CDS encoding TonB-dependent receptor is translated as MTPFQARPNKAHRISALVALASIHWTCLAAELPFDIPTQPLEAALKLFEAQAGVPVQRPLQWPQGLAETPAAALSGRFEPVRALHRLLAGHPLQIAEHDGRFVIAVVEQAQPATEPDKTLPAVTVTARRGAERAKDVPFSVSTVQGFELEQRRLTTLEEALRDTPGVEVNAWGGFGDANVRMRGVGSLYQVSSEDSSVVVNLDGTPLSARNASLPMLDVERVEVLKGPQGTLFGRNSEAGAINIVTRKPTREPDGYARVEAGQEGQRLIEGAMGGALAEDWSARIALRSQQSDDVVHNVQTGKPIMKAKELGLRASVLWQPRAATSVLLSTEHQDQKDKVGLMLLRPYGDPPSLDATPGLFGADVKSHRHALEINHDLASARLTSHTSFQQRREDQTSGADRIVAATVFGMPTEYLKQYRRDESAWNQDLRLSSLPGAATFWVAGVNLYGSKREYDTTVGGMTDNLRDFETRSEAAYGEVTVPLAAALKLTGGLRYTQERKKYDASFVTTGYPATQDSRSLDDRYATGRVALSWALNPQTNLYGVLAHGHKAKGFQDETSQVADGDPFKAAKVDSLELGMKFESADRRLAWTTAAFFNRVRDDHMLGYDYTTFATKAINADTRTRGLEVEGQWRAAPGLTLKGGAVYTDATITRSVTGVSGGDVATGNRVPDVPRWSGKLSVNYTRPLPGFMGLASPQLTTLLAYRVMSTRANDPQNHIFLPCFQKIDARVGIASGAGELYLWVDNLQDKRYDQYVYYFTPNANVGMPTRGRTVGLGFTWQFF
- the dmeF gene encoding CDF family Co(II)/Ni(II) efflux transporter DmeF translates to MSSLPVASRTCPQADALAHAHDFGQEGIRPAERRVSMVAMLTVAVMGLEIAAGWWTGSMALLADGVHMGGHAVALGLAAGAYAMSRRYARDRRLSLGSGKINDLAAHTSALILAVSTVWTAIESAQRLLSPEPLRPTEALVVAVLGLAVNLLSAWLLGGAHDHEHDHGHGHDDPRDHPGHVHDHNLGAALAHVLADAVTSVAAIAGLLAAWGWTWLDPLIALLALGVVARWAVRLLRQTGAVLLDAEGPAELRRQVSARLEAVAGSRVTDLHLWSVGQGAWTLAASVVSHGPAATEVYKAALAGLPGIHHPMVEIHACRHCQSSHGAELP
- a CDS encoding MFS transporter, with protein sequence MTEFATTTRLRTPAGTWWLLGSLYTTQFLALGFLSVALVALLQEQGASMSRVSLIYLLGTVWAFKLLWAPLLDHFGWTRLGHYRGWLLLTQAGLVLAPLAMMALDPVVDFPAVYALAVLVAVLSATQDVATDAIACRTLPETERGLGNGIQTAGGLLGNLLGGGVLVMAYPSIGWSACMGWLAAGTAVSLAQLAWLSEPGQRLTPLAARTLYGRLRTFWPDAGGIGWLFVLLLFPFASGLAYGLVTPLLVASGWGMERIGLVTNVAGSLLSAGSALAAGWLLPRWGRRRALVMAAAINLFGSAALLAPWAGWGGVGGSDAALTLAVCLYFLCYTPLHVVLATLMMDRVHPASAGTDYSLQFSVFMLSSMGSATLAPLLTDALGMRDTLLVGAVAALASVVLAWRPRLSTPPAPATAPTPARPS